The Synchiropus splendidus isolate RoL2022-P1 chromosome 1, RoL_Sspl_1.0, whole genome shotgun sequence genome includes a window with the following:
- the si:ch73-40i7.5 gene encoding amyloid-beta A4 precursor protein-binding family A member 3 codes for MNTSQNVHPSKLSSEMAQSLSSCPAIQTSVEETSKVNSSRLEEDLDSYNPKEPPLDWRSDSSIDSCSEDVQDSGFPPSVDNVDMLRPAVASLAGNVLVDLNQQKLVEADTGLVHENTSKVESWNIEYSQVEPHDSLPINMLKSEDEFVNPGTNDVDHTRIQTLLGQLQLMAEEPHHSIVAPPFYAQHPDQSQPEGCSSRLLLDNISETTGLLFPESHQRDHLGVLAYTEIGSASQADCLPQRGDRDAVVSVSCRQKDVRKFRDNNDRSQWQQQREDSVTSQPEDVYPEPVWMKFGEEPPAEEAAHRSEQSSDEQPSYKDVPGPCDPEDLLDGVIFGAKYLGSTQIKSDRNPSTNARMSQAQEAVDRIKAPEGESQPMTEVDLFISTQRIKVLSADTQEAMMDHALQMISYIADIGEIVVLMARRNRKGQNGGSSSPSSGPQKKCLMICHVFCSEDAQTIAQSIGQAFGVAYQQFLQAHGIKASDLRPGEYSDYLESQELYNGDLVHFSDSQNLREVIITKAAGEILGLAIVESGWGSILPTVVVANLLHSGPAERCGELSIGDRIMSVNGTSMVGLPISTCQNILRDLKSQRYVKMNIVHCPPVTMAIIRRPDSKFQLGFTVEDGIISSLMRGGIAERGGIRVGHRIIEINGQSVVATPHEKVIQILTNAVGEIHLKTMPSSTYRLLTGQELPVFL; via the exons ATGAACACATCACAGAATGTTCATCCTTCCAAGCTGTCTTCTGAGATGGCTCAGTCATTGTCTTCATGTCCAGCCATCCAAACTTCTGTTGAAGAAACCAGCAAAGTAAACAGTTCAAGGTTGGAGGAGGATCTGGACTCTTACAACCCAAAAGAGCCTCCATTAGACTGGAGGTCGGACTCCTCCATTGACAGCTGTTCAGAAGATGTTCAGGACTCCGGTTTCCCTCCATCCGTTGACAACGTGGATATGTTGAGACCAGCAGTGGCAAGTCTTGCTGGTAATGTTCTTGTGGATTTGAACCAGCAGAAACTTGTGGAAGCTGACACAGGACTGGTCCATGAAAATACGAGCAAGGTAGAAAGTTGGAACATAGAATATTCTCAGGTGGAACCACATGATAGTCTTCCAATTAATATGCTAAAATCTGAAGATGAGTTTGTTAACCCAGGAACAAATGATGTAGATCACACCCGCATTCAGACACTACTCGGTCAACTCCAGTTGATGGCAGAGGAGCCTCACCACAGCATCGTTGCTCCACCGTTTTATGCTCAGCATCCGGACCAATCTCAGCCAGAGGGTTGTTCTTCCCGCTTGTTATTGGACAACATCAGTGAAACCACAGGACTGCTCTTCCCTGAGAGCCACCAGAGGGACCACCTGGGAGTGCTGGCGTACACCGAGATCGGAAGCGCTTCACAAGCTGACTGTCTGCCCCAAAGGGGCGACAGGGATGCTGTTGTCTCTGTGTCCTGCAGACAGAAGGATGTCCGGAAGTTCAGGGATAACAATGACCGAAGTCAATGGCAACAACAGAGAGAGGACTCAGTCACTTCGCAGCCTGAAGATGTATATCCAGAGCCAGTGTGGATGAAGTTTGGAGAGGAGCCCCCAGCTGAAGAGGCTGCACACCGCAGTGAGCAG AGCTCTGATGAGCAGCCTTCATACAAAGACG TGCCTGGTCCCTGTGACCCTGAAGATCTCCTGGATGGAGTCATATTTGGAGCCAAGTATCTCGGCTCCACTCAGATCAAGTCAGACAGGAACCCGTCGACAAATGCAAGGATGTCGCAGGCTCAGGAAGCAGTGGACCGCATCAAG GCTCCAGAAGGAGAATCTCAGCCCATGACAGAAGTGGACCTGTTCATCTCAACCCAGAGAATCAAGGTTCTCTCTGCTGACACTCAG GAAGCCATGATGGACCACGCTTTGCAGATGATATCCTACATTGCTGACATTGGCGAAATAGTAGTACTGATGGCACGCAGGAACCGAAAAGGACAGAATGGAggttcctcctctccctcctccggGCCTCAGAAGAAATGCCTCATGATCTGCCATGTCTTCTGCTCGGAAGAC GCTCAAACAATTGCTCAATCCATCGGTCAGGCTTTCGGAGTGGCATATCAGCAGTTCCTGCAGGCGCACGGCATCAAGGCTAGTGATCTGAGGCCTGGAGAATATAGTGACTACCTGGAAAGTCAGGAGCTCTACAATGGAGACTTGGTCCACTTTTCAGACTCCCAGAACCTCAGAGAG GTCATCATCACTAAAGCGGCTGGAGAGATTTTGGGCCTGGCTATTGTGGAATCAGGCTGGGGATCAATCTTACCGACTGTGGTGGTAGCAAACCTCCTTCACAGCGGCCCAGCTGAACGGTGTGGAGAACTCAGCATCGGAGATCGTATTATGTCTGTTAATGGGACCAGTATGGTGGGTCTACCCATTTCCACCTGCCAGAACATCCTACGG GACTTAAAAAGCCAAAGATACGTCAAGATGAATATCGTCCATTGTCCACCAGTCACCATGGCAATAATCCGAAGGCCAGACTCCAAATTTCAGCTTGGCTTCACCGTAGAGGATGGCATT ATCTCCAGTCTAATGCGCGGTGGGATCGCTGAAAGAGGTGGCATTAGAGTTGGACATCGCATCATTGAAATTAACGGGCAGAGTGTGGTTGCTACACCACATGAGAAGGTTATCCAGATACTAACGAATGCAGTTGGCGAA ATACACTTGAAGACGATGCCCTCCTCAACTTACCGACTGCTCACAGGACAGGAGCTACCCGTGTTCCTTTAA
- the pex11g gene encoding peroxisomal membrane protein 11C — MLPDTECLVRALESYRGRDKVIRTVSYGSQLIGGALSRKPDSDVSSLRLGKSLLLFSAQLSHCRTVLRLFDDLSMLAYSRSYGLGNAEDDPAVRWISVLTNVADQLYYPCEHVAWAVDAKLIRAKSDTWWLLSNILWGTSLLLGILRSLRILLLLKKKMKNYEQEGANSQRFCQLRREMQVELLSIISSMADISNSIHWMPQGFLWGGRFPTWLVGLMGTVSSLISLIQMNIGDGECSSA; from the exons ATGCTACCCGATACAGAGTGTCTTGTTCGTGCGCTGGAGTCCTATAGAGGAAGAGATAAAGTT ATCAGAACTGTTTCTTATGGCTCTCAGTTGATTGGAGGAGCGCTCTCACGCAAACCAGATTCAGATGTTTCTTCTCTCAGGCTTGGGAAAAGTCTGCTGTTGTTTTCAGCCCAACTGAGTCATTGCAGGACGGTGCTTCGACTGTTCGATGACCTCTCCATGCTGGCGTACTCTCGCAGCTATGGACTTGGGAATGCG GAAGATGACCCAGCAGTGCGGTGGATTTCAGTATTGACCAATGTCGCTGACCAGCTCTACTACCCATGTGAGCATGTTGCCTGGGCTGTGGACGCCAAACTTATTCGTGCCAAGTCTGATACCTGGTGGTTGCTCAGTAACATACTGTGGGGAACATCATTACTGCTGGGTATCCTCAG GTCACTGCGTATACTGCTGttgttgaagaagaagatgaagaattaTGAGCAAGAAGGTGCGAACAGCCAGCG TTTCTGTCAGTTACGCAGAGAGATGCAGGTGGAGCTGCTCTCCATCATCAGCAGTATGGCAGACATCAGCAACTCTATTCACTGGATGCCTCAGGGCTTCCTGTGGGGAGGTCGCTTTCCGACATGGCTGGTGGGGCTGATGGGAACTGTCTCATCACTGATTAGTTTGATCCAAATGAACATCGGTGATGGAGAATGCAGCAGTGCTTAG